DNA sequence from the Acipenser ruthenus chromosome 20, fAciRut3.2 maternal haplotype, whole genome shotgun sequence genome:
AGGGTTTCTGGTGACCTATAAAACCATCACAATCCTACTGGTAGTCTTTCACTCCCCCAGCCTTTGTGCTGCTTTGCTTAGCTTGTGGTTTTTAATAGAGATCCTGGTTTAACAGGAACATCTCTTCCCGCGCCTCTCGTTGCAGTGAGGAGCAGGACTCGGAGTACGCGCAGACGATTCAGGAAGACATTCGGAGGCGCGCAGAGGAGGctcggaggagggaggagcaggACGAGGTAGGAGCTGCGGCATTTAGCAGCATATTAACCTGCTGTCTGCTGGAGTGGGTTTGCCATTAACAGAAACTCAGGAGAGGTTTAACAGACTTGAGcagaggtggaaataagactcctattgcatagcagtgccactcattccaggttttactacgagctgcCTTAGCCACAGTGTGCAGGTAACCAGCagaggtgtgttttattaaactcctagtaaaaccaggaatggatcaagctgctgtgcaacgggagtcttattttccatccctgatgtgaataaataaataaatgcaattctTAACAAAAACCACCCTGACACATCACCACACTCACCAAATAGTTAATGACgcgacttaaaaaaaaacaagcaaaggccgtttgtcgtgtgtgtgtgtgtgtgtgtgtgtgtgtgtgggttacCACTCCGTGCCTGAGCCAAACCACCGGCTGGCACTGTGATGCAGACGGAGAGGCAGCTGCTGCTGGGATTGAAGCAGATTAACACATCAGCCTCTCTGTCCGCCCCCAGTCTGTCCAGGACAGCCCCTGCAATCCCCCCCGTCACACAGAGTACTGATCCGAGTTCCCTCCCAGCGCTCCTGCAGGTTGGCAAGCGCGTCCGTCTCCATGAGCGCCGTCTCTGGGCTCCTGAGCTCCAGCGTGCATCAGAGATCTCTTGTGAAAAAGCAATGGCTGTCTGACTTGGTTTCCTATAGTTTTACCTTTtcaatgtgtgttgttttaaaataaaaggttagtgttctttttttttccttcatgcatctgtcagtataaataattattgtgaTTCTGAACTGTAGATTTCAAGATATTTTCTTCAATACAGTCAAACAGGGGTATTCCGTTTCTCCTAAGCACAGGTCATAACTGAATCAATAAGTCAGTGGTGTAGTTAATATTGACTTAACCTTATGACTTTTTTTCCTTTAACCCAATCAATTGTACAAATCTCTTCTCAGCCCTTTTAAAGTGTCTGTCTCTGTCCAGATCCCCCTAAAGGGGCTAGCTTTTATGagcccctcataaaccagctgtatttgcTAAGCAAAGCCTGTTTATATCTAGTGTACTATTTGGGAAGATGTTTATCAATAGGTTTGTAGCCCTGATATAAAACAGTGGTCTCcccaaaaggcaaacatcttTCATGTTAGGGCTGGACatcaaaggacttgtttttaCAACACTGTCCGGTTGGTCAGTCTTTTGCTCACAAAAGCCAGGATACAACCAGCTTCCCAGGGTCTAACCAGAATCCAGGAGACTAAAAGAGGTTAATCAGATCCCCAGTCTCATTAGAAGTTTAACCAGCACCTGTGCTCAATTTGTGAGTTGTATTCTAAGACCTAACAAttaataaaatgttcaaacaGTGTGATTTTAGTGTTTTGAAGTCACAGATGAAAGCATGAGTTGTATTGAGATCTGGctgcctgcgtgtgtgtgtgtgtgtgtgtgtgtgtgtgtgtgtgtgtgtgtgtccgtgtgtcggTGTGGGGTTGTGACCTGATTCTCTCAATACTCCCACCTCCCGCTCCCTCTGTTTGTGTTCCTCAAGCtggtctgtgtctctctccccaTGAACTTTGTGTATATATCAGTCTTAGCTGGACTGAAGCAGCTGGAAAGCTAGAGACAGCCTTCTAGGTGtgccagtctagtctagtgatttAATGACTACAGTAATTGTCTGCAGTTTCTAGCTGGGAGAGCACAGCTGATCAGCCTCACCctaacctggcactctgtaattGAATCATTGCGTTGTTTAAATACCTCCCACCTGGATATTAAGATACCTTTGAGACGTGTCACAAGGGCGGATCTCTGCTGTAAaactctctctctcgcgctctcgcTCTTTTAAAATGTGTCCTGTTGTCAAGACACTACTTCAGCTGAAAGAAGTATAAAACTCTGCAAAAAccctcttgcactctttgtatgacaggcCTGACACAACACAGACTGTGTGAGAAATTCCCCTCTCagcagacccaggacactcaGAAACATACTGAAAAAGCAGGAATGAGATGACCTATCATTGTGGAAAGGTGGTATTGAATGATAGCTGAAGCTCGATCGAGCACCTTGTCATTTCTACAATGCTAACATCCTTCTGCACGAGGTCATTGCTGCTAAAGAACAGGGTCTCTAatctgcatctgtgtgtgtgtgggggggggataTCATTGCTTTAAAACCACGGGGGTTCAGTCACGCTGTCGCTGCCAGTCCCCTTTGTGCTGATGTCTGACGGCGGCTGTTGTAGGAGGTGGGAGAGGTGTTGTTTGCTGCAGAGAGAAGGCAGCGTGGGCTGGTTCTAGGTCAATCTGTCCTCAAACCAGGGGCTTTCCAAGGCTGACGTAAACACGGCGTTTTCTGTTCAAATCAGCTCGCAGCTCCCTCCTTTATGCACAAAAAACGGGTTTATGTTAAAAATGcaagaatgtcttttttttttttattttctgttagtgCTTCGGTCTGCACTTCAGTCTAACCCCAGACTCCCTGTAGGAATTGGAGGAATTACCCTTCTGAGCAGCTGCAACACCTTGGCAGACGTGTCTCATTGCAGCAGTCCCTGGCTCTGTACCCCTGTTGACCTGCGTTGCGGCACGCGCTGCACGCTGAACCAGAAAACCGCCTTCAATTCTCTCCTCTAAACCGTTTAACAccgtcaacccccccccccagcctccTACGCACCTTTCAGCTTGCATTTGGTTCCGATCCGATAAACTGCCGATGCTAACTGAAGAAATATGAACACGACTCGGAGGTCACGCTGTGTGCATGGGGCTGCTCTCCAGCTCCTGTTAAAAGATTTCTCAGTCAGCTCCAAAACCTGCTGCGCGCTGCTCTTTTAAACGAGCCAGCCAGCCTCTTCTGTTGTGAGTAATGAGCAGCTCTGAAACTCGAAGGGGGAAGCAGGTCACCAGCCAGcttggagggcagcagtgtggatcgCTGGCTGACGTCCCGGGTACTCAAGGTCTGCTCCGACAGCGCTGGGAACTTTCCAAGCAGCCGCTGACTTGTATAACTTTGTAAAGATTATTTACGCCAGCACGGTTTTAGCAGCTCCCCACCTCTCTCCCTATATTGTGGCTGTTCTAGCCTGCGGCAGGGCACAGGAAAAAGGACCATTTGCTGTACGTTACAGTATATGCTCTTACGAGGACAAATAATTAGGAACACCTGGCATGTGTTGCACACACTTATCCTGGACTGACGGTTTGTTGTGTAAATGGCGTCCCTGTCTGCGATCTATatagaagctgcatctccctgctgaaAGTCGCTTGCAGTTGCAATGAGACTGCAAGTCTGCTCGAGGGCTGCGAGGGTAGGGGCTGTGTCTGTTTAGTTATTTTGCTGGTCggtttgttttgtaaaagcttTGGTTAGCAGTCCTTTTAAAGGGGGCAGTGATGGTGTTGCTCCTGCTAACAGGAGGTGCTGAAATTTCATGATTAAAACTCTGTGGTCAGCAAACTTTTAAAAGGTTTGAAACTTTGGCTCGCACTCTTTTTAAAGGGGGGTGGTCAGCGATTTCATGTTTTTGGTGCCAATTAGAGGTAAGAGAGTCGTTTGTTAAACGCTGGCTCCACCCAGCCCAGTCTCGGGGCGTGCTCGTTTTACAAGGTGTCTGAGAAATCAAAGCATGCTGTCCTGGATCAGCAACTGGAGGAGAGGGATGACGGGACCCTGAGGCACCTGGCTGCCAACACctccctttcaatttgaaaatgTTCCGTTTTAAGACTCTCGTCTCCACCGGCGCAGCAGGTTCCAGTCCTGGAGGAAGCTGTCTCTCTGTCTGGGTTTTTTTGAAGCTGGTCTGGGTTGACCCTGATACCTGTGTCTAatccaaacctttttatttattttttggggttttattttttgtaatcgtaaaaccaggagtggatcaagctgctgtgcaatgggagtctgatttccttcccagaacagaagaaaaaaaatgatgctaTATTCACACTTTCTGTACTCTTGATTCATATTTTCCCTTTGctgtttaaatttttaaaaaatgtaccccACTGATACCGGCACTgtgatgttttcatttaaatgaaagGGCCAAGTCATGGCTCCCCATCTGCACTGACCTCTAGTGGTGTTGATGTGTAAATGGAAGAGgatcattttttgtcagtttaaaataataataataataataataataatttaaaagaacgCAGTACATGGTTAATGCTGTTATGCAGATATTCAGAATTTAgtggaatgttctgaaatctgcCTTTGGAACTCAGGAAGATTtctagccaaaatgtttgttgtTTAATTTTGACTCCTGGCTCTCTTTAGACGCAGTGCAGCCCccccccgtgtgtgtgtgtgtgtgtgtgtgtgttattgactCCTGGCTCTCTTTAGACACAGtgcagcccctgtgtgtgtgttattgactCCTGGCTCTCTTTAGACACAGTGCagcccctgtgtgtatgtgtgtgtgtgtgttattgactCCTGGCTCTCTTTAGACACAGTGCAGccccccgtgtgtgtgtgtgtgttattgactCCTGGCTCTCTTTAGACACAGtgcagcccctgtgtgtgtgttattgactCCTGGCTCTCTTTAGACATGGTGCAgcccccgtgtgtgtgtgtgtgtgttattgactCCTGGCTCTCTTTAGACACAGtgcagcccctgtgtgtgtgtgtgtgtgtgtgtgtgtgttattgactCCTGGCTCTCTTTAGACACAGTGCAgcccccgtgtgtgtgtgtgtgtgttattgactCCTGGCTCTCTTTAGACACAGtgcagcccctgtgtgtgtgtgtgttattgactCCTGGCTCTCTTTAGACACAGTGCAgcccccgtgtgtgtgtgtgtgttattgactCCTGGCTCTCTTTAGACACAGtgcagcccctgtgtgtgtgtgttattgactCCTGGCTCTCTTTAGACACAGTGCAGCCCCCGTGTGTGTTATTGACTCCTGGCTGTCTTGAAGGGGCTTTTTGTCATACGTCTTCTCACATgcgctgaccccccccccccacgtccTGTCCTGTGAAGACACACTGTGGGCTACTTGTTTTTGGTTCTCTTATGACTTGGCCTGCAGTGTGTGGGCACGCCGCTTCGCAGAACCAGAGATTTGTTGGAAATTCTTTTTGATTTAGTGCTGCAGCTGTGACCCACAATCGCCTCAGTTTTAAttgatttcttttgttttttttcttgcttacCGCTGCATCCTGTGAAACCCGCTGGATCTGACAGAAGGATTTTGAGATTAAactataaaagtgttttttttttgttttttttcacagcgtATCGTCTACAGAGCCCAAACGTCACTAGGTGACCTCTCTTTGAACAGTGCGAGACCCCCTACACATAGCTTTCATATACCTCACACAGGGCACTGCATCAGCAGCTATCTAATAACTAGAATGCCGTGGGCATCTCTCTGGATGGAAACACCATTCAACCTGAGAGAGCAACTCTGAACACTTCAAAGACTGCGACAGCTCTTTGATGATCCTCGGAGGAGTGAAACTGAGCAGCAGAGAGTTTCGCTGGAAACTCTGAACCCCTCCCTCCACTCCCCCAGGCACATTACCAATACAACTGTCTGCGGCCGGAGGTTTGGGAGGAGGTGGGTGAGTGTGCTCCCCCCACGACAGCTTCCTGGCTGGGGATGAGCTGTCGGTTTGGTTTTCACTGGTTTGTGATGCGATTTGTAGAATTGCTGCCTGGTTTACTGTCAGAATGCGGTGGTCTCCcctcttaacccccccccccccccccccccccccccaacacacatgTTTCCAGCTCGCCGTTCATGATTAGCACAGGCTGTTCACACTACAGGTGCATCAGCTTCTTCCTTCTTGTGCTCAATCTCAGGGCTGTGTTATTTCACAGGCTGCCAGCCATGTTCCGTGCATGCACGATATCCGAAAGCTGACCTTGTTCACAGACCAGGTTGTTTACGTTCAAAGGCTTTTTCAGCGCTACGGAAAACTGCTGTCCACTATATGGTTCTGTGAGCCAAAAGCGTGCCCATGTTTCCACTTGCAGCTACaggaggttatatatatatataaaatattcaaactgCTATGTATGTCAGTGTCCTGAAGAAACTGCCCCATAACCCTGTATGTAATTAAAGTAACACAGAGAAGGAAATGCTGTATATGTTTGTACACACAAACCCTACAGGGCTACAGAAATAAAACtgtgaattattttgtttaaaaatagattGATTTTCGTAATGtaagaatttaaataaatgtgtcaaACAGGAAATTGCCAAGAAGTtacaggaagaggaggagctggaGATTCGCAGGCGGAGACTTGACAGCGGTTGCCAAGGAAACCAGACCGGCCTTCTTAGCAACAGAGGTACTTTCAGCCTGAGTTTGTGTGGTCTTCAGAATAAAATGAGGCACAGAAGCATCAGAATAGAAGTACGAAGTCTGTCCCACAGGATCTGAACAGACACATTTCTGAGTGTTTCTGACTGTATCTTcctcttttttttagttttatgtttttcttttggttttggttGGGACCGGTGCCAGGACAGCAGAGGGAAAGCCCTTTTCAACACCCGTCTCATTTGCATAAACACAAAACTGGAGAGTGAGATGTGAAGACGGGACTCTCCTGAGTTAGAATCGGTGTTGTATTTTATGTCAGTATTGACATTCCTAACTGCAGTTGACACAGATCCCTAACTCGAGAAATTCCTGTTTTACGCTGTCGGAGACACAAACACTGgctcacacagagacagacacaaacacagagatagacacagacacgcagaggTTACCTTAGCCCTTCTGCAGCCTTGGTTGCAGCAGCCTTGTGGAGTTCCTCGTCTCGGCCTCAGCTGTGCCGCTTGTCCCTGGAGGCCTGGTTCAGCTCTCTGGGTGTGTCTGGGTGCCTCTCTGGATGCGGACTCCATTCCTAGCGGTGATCAATCGAGTTGAGCCTAGCTCTGTCGCATTCCTTCAGTTTCTCCATGCCTGGTGTCTGTGGTAAAGAGGTCCAGCTGAACGGTACACAGTAATGCTAATGGGTGGGGGGGTTCCTGTGAACTTTGAACTGagcgaaaaagaaaaaaaacacagcaccaaaaacactgtgctgtgtgctggcctgccAGCTGCCTGCCTGTAAGCAGCAGATCTCGCAGAAGCAGCTGCTGGTACCCACCCAAAGCTAAAGCATCTATAACTGTTGGACAaactgtcctttttttaaaagtctACTGTAAGAGTGGATTTGGGACGTTTGTCAGTGCAGGAGGCTGTTTTTAACTTTGTCGGGGTGCGGCTCACCTGACAGGCTGTCGCTTTGCTTTCTGGACTGTCTGTCGCACATCTAGTGCTGTGCTTTCATTGCATGCCTCCTGCTGCTTCCCTGTCCTAATCCTGCACGCTTCCACTGAGGCACAGCTGAGTTCAGCCATAGGACGCGTCCGGAGCTGGCTAGCTTCCCTCCTCCCTGGTTAGACACCCGCAATATTTAATGGGATAGGACCGGCGCTCTTCAGGGCGTGTTGTCTAGGTGATCAAACCTCCAGAGCAAGGTATATCTTGCATTGTTCGTTAATTATATTAATGATCCTAGTACCGTGTGCTGTGTAGATGAACAGAGATTCTAGCTGGAATGTGTGCTGGGTGAGCACCCCACAGATTATTTGAGCAGAACTTGGAATAGACACAGTTTTACAGAGCGCTTCGATGATGTGACTTTCCCTGTTGGTTCTATAACCCTAGACTCAATGCCCAGGTGAATGGATGTGTTATTTATTGCAGCTCTATGAAACATACAGAGTAACGCTGCCTTGGTTCGTCTGTCGATGAAATCCAATGTTGACAAACTAACAAGCTCCGCCCCTCCCTCGCtaaccccccgccccccctgcTTTGTGTTTGCATGTCTGGCTTTCACAAAGAATGCGGCAGGCTGCAAACCCACCAGCGGCACCAGCCTTATCCTGTAGACTGGAGGCACAGCGAGGGAGGCTCAGCCAGCAGGGGGCGCCTCCTTCCACCCAGCGCTACCGCGAACCGGCAGAGGACCGCGCAGTTAGAGCCAGCCGACAACAGCGGCGTACCCGGGGACTGTCCTGTGCGCCAGGGAAGCAGCGCTCTGCAGTATGTTAAAAATAACCTCGACGCCGCCCCCCGTGGTCCTGCCGTGGTTTTACCGGAGGAGGACTGCAGCAGATCCCCGCGCGCTGGAAGAGTCCATCGCGGTGGAGATTTCAGGGAAGACGAGGGCTGGGTCCGCAGCGGTCGCCGTGGTGACTTCCAGGAAGTGGATTTCAGGGATGAGCGGGGTTACAGGGAAAGGGTAGGCTGGGTAAGCAGAGAGCTcagggaaggagagggaggagctaCTGGTTACCATAGAGATTttagagaaagggagggagggaccaccagcagcagcagccataGAGATttcagagaaagggagggaggagCCAGCAGCAGTAACCATAGAGATttcagagaaagggagggaggagCCAGCAGCAGTAACCATAGAGATttcagagaaagggagggaggagCCAGCAGCAGTAACCATAGAGATttcagagaaagggagggaggagccagcagcagcagcagtaaccATAGAGATttcagagaaagggagggaggagCCAGCAGCAGTAACCATAGAGATttcagagaaagggagggaggagCCAGCAGCAGTAACCATAGAGATttcagagaaagggagggaggagccagcagcagcagcagtaaccATGCAGATCACAGGAGAAGAGAGGGTGGGGTTATGGAGAATGGGGGAGGGGCTTGTACCAGTCACCGTGGGGACGTAAGGGTAGGCGGGGCTAACGTGAGTAGCTGCAGTCGCCACGACGATCGCAGGGAGAGGCGGAGGCAGAGCGAGCACAGGCGGAGTGAGAAGTTCTCTCCCTCCAGctctgaggaagaggaggagggagggaacgagaggaggaggaggaggacgagggaGCACAGGCCCCACAGACAGCACAGCCTCCCCGCCACACCGCTCTCCCCAGCAGCACGGGACTGGAGGAAGACCGCAGGTACACTGGGAGTGCTGGGAGAACCCCCTCTTCTGCCTGGCTTTATTACTCTTTCTTCTTGATCTTttggtgctgtgttttttttttctaccttaCTGTTGTATGACATGATAGAGCCCCCTCCTAGCAAAACCACGCTGCTGTCAAGACCCGTCAGCCATCGGAGACACCAGCATGGTGGACTCCACTCTGATGAGACGCGGGGCTCCAGAGCccaagcacagagagagggagtgtgaagACAGCAGCTGCAGATCTGGCTGCTTTATAAAACCCTCATCCCAGTGAAAACCTGCACCTCAGAATATGTGTGATCAGTGTGTGAATTGAGGACAGGGAGCAgattcattgtgtgtgtgtgtgtgtgtgtgtgtgtgtgtgtgtgtgagtgagagaagGTACTTGTGGAGTACTTGCTCCTCACAATGCCTGTGTCTCTGTGAATTCAGAGGGAGGGTCCTGTGCTGGAGCGGCGCCCCCTGCTGGTCTGCATGTTGAGGTGGCTCAGATGGGTTTGCAGGACCGGGAGCAGGTTCTGAGGGATGCGGAGCTGGCGAGGAGGCtgcaggaggaggaagaggaggaggagaggctgCTGAGGAAGGGACAGCGGCCCGAGAACGACATCTCACCCCCGGTAGGGTTAATAACGCCCTGTCCATCCCCATACAGGCACACATGCTTATTGATAGCTACTGTTTGAATCCCCTGCATACACGTggattaaaaaaatgcatcaatcGTCTTCTTTAGACTGATCCGCGGTTAACAGGAATCAAGGGAGACCATTCATGGTGTTAGAGCTTTGAACCTCATCTCACCATCTGAGGACAGAGCTTGTAACCGCAGTGCATCACACGGCACTGCAGGGTCAAACagtcccgcccccccccccccccccgaggtaAACCTGTCTCACCAGGGCTGGTTCCTGTGTTTCAGAGCCCGGCGTCGACAGGCAGGCTGTGGGACCAGGCTGCGGAGGAGGACTTTCGAGCCGCCCAGGTGGCACAGGATGAGGTACCCAGCGACGAGACCCTCGGGGCAGGCACAGCTGCTCCAGGGACTGTGCACTCTGAGGGGCAAAAGCTTccattccctcccctcccctcccattccagtccagtccagtccagatCGTTTTTCCCAGCTGGTCTATAACTAGTTAAACCTTCTTGCATGTACTTGAGAccctcattgcatagcagtttgatccattcctgctttttttttttttgctgtgagtttattacacacctgagcttgttgcctatccACTCTGTGACtcatcaagcttgtattaaaacctgcagTGGGtggcactgctgtgcaataggagtctcgcTTCTATCCCTGAGTGTACTGTATAGCTGTATCTTGGTAACGTGAGGGAACTAACGCGTGATGTGTGAGGAGATGCGGGTCTTTTTCCTGCACCCCGGCGTGGTGTTATTGATGCCCTTGGCTCCGTCTCTTCAGGAGATCGCGCGCTTCATGCAGCGGCAGGAGATGAAGGCGTCACGTGATCTGGAGGGTCAGGGGTCACGGATGGAGCATAGCGACCTCACAGACTCTTcagagaagaggaggagccagaaCAGGAAGGTACTGCCCCGAAGCTGGTATCAGAATTTGGAAAGGgtaaactgctgtgcgataggtgCCTTATTCCCACCCCTGATTAAGTAAGATAGTGGTTTAAAATGCAGCTTCAAAATTGAAAATTGAAGGTAATATTTTTctgtgacaccccccccccccccccccccccccccccaggctgaGGCTTCCCCTGGTCAGCACGAGCGGCTGGATTCGGAGGGTCTGCCGTCACCGAGAGAGGAGGGGTCCCCAGATCGAAGAGCATCTCCCGCGCACAGGTGAGCAGCCCCCCCCGGGACTGCCAGACTCCGGGCACCGGCTCCTCTCTGGCGTAACAGCAGAAAACAAGCCAGTAAAACAAGGGGAGGGCATACTGACCCAGCAGCGTGGCTCACAGCCCAGGCTGTGGCAGTCTTCCGTGACGAAACAGCTCCAGCTCATCTGTTCTGTCTAGCTCTCTATCTatataaagtatttaaaaataaccatTTGTCTCTCCACACTGTAAATGCAGAAGTACCCAAATAACATTAACTGAAACGTCAGGCCTTCTTTTAAATACGCCCGGTGAGTAAGCCAGctatttatatctatatctatatctatagagagagagaggggagcaaGCGCTCGTTGATAATGTCTCTCTTGCCTCTGAAGAGACGCCCACCCCTGCAGGCTCTGAGTACTGTAATGGGGTCGGAGTGGAAATTTCACTGACATCACAGTCCGGTCCTCCTCCTCAGCAGCTctgtctaaccctaaccctacccgtAATGTTGTGGAAGCGCAGGCAGGGGTGCTGATGTCTGTCCCGGTTGCttgcaggcagcagcagcagcagcatctccTCCCCAGGAACATCGCTGAGGAGCTAGACCCGACTTTCAGGGTGAAACGGCAGGAGGACGCAGCGGAGGAGCCGGCTCTCCCAACGCCTGGTAATAAACCCCCCCTCCCTGTGAACAGCGATCGTCCAGCACAGCTCTGTAACGTGTTTTAGAAGAGGCTGCTGCTTCTCAGTCTGGTGTGTGCtgcactgcagggatggaaacaagactcccattgcagagcactttgatcctttcctggtttcgctaggagtttaatcagacacccTTGAGCTTGTTGACTATTccctggggctaatcaagcacatgttaaaacctggaatgggtgaagctggtATAACTTTGCCGCTGGGTAGTTTGACCAGCATCTGAGACAATGCATGTGTTCAGTCTTCGTTGCATGAAGTACAGTGTCAGGTTTGGCCCTGTTTGTAATGTATAAACTGTGGCTGTGTCGAGATCAGCTGAACAGAGCTTACCatgtttatatagttttctttctctttctctttctctttcctcTCCACAGCGGCCGCTCGATCTCCCCCCGGCCCCCCCTGCCGTTTCCACGACTACACAGACGAGCGAGCCGAGCCCACCTTCATCCCCCCCACCAAGCGCCAGAGCGACAAGATTAGCCGCCCGAAAACCAAAGACAGGAAGGAGGGCTGCAAACAGCAgtgaccccctcccctcccccctctccatctctctcgctctccatctctcccccagtctctgtctctctctttctcattctCTCAACctcttttctctgtctctctctctctcacattccCTCCAGCACTCCTACCATTCTCTCATTATTCCCAGCGTGGTTCACTTCATGACAATGCAGGGGTCACAGACCTGGCTCCTATCGTACTCAGAAGCGATTCCTGCCTTCACTGGGCAGCGTGTGTTACCCTGACGTGTCCCGGGCCAGGCCAGGGTGTGACCCATGCAGAACTGAACTGCGCTGTTGAATTGATAATgagctctcagtgtgtgtgtgcgcgtgtgtgtgtgtgataccaATGCAGAACTGAACTGCGCTGTTGAATTGATAATgagctctcagtgtgtgtgtgtgtgtgtgtgtgtgtgtgtgtgtcccgggCCAGGCCACAcacagtatacattttatatatgacACAGTCTGCCTAGCATATCAGAAGATTTGTTTAAACTTCACAGTGTTGCCAGTATAGATACACTGATCTGTATGTACACAAGTATATCATTACCTATTCCCTGCACCAGGGCAGAGTAGAGCTGGGGCTAAGCAGTATTGCATctagattagattttttttaacccaatgcagggttacaatgtatttttttaaatttacgaTTTGGAGGACCCTGGTTGGTTAATTCCTTGCTTtggtgcattttgttttgttttagaactCTGTGTAAATAAAAGCCTTGAATAAACGGGGCAGGGGAATCCTTGGTTCCAGTTTTAGTTTCCCAGTTGGAATTAAAGCGATTCCCTGAATCTTACCTGTTCTGCACCTCCGTTAGCTACATAGGCCAGCAAGGAAGTGCGACGCTATCTGAAAGAGTgatttgcaaacagatttcttcaaCTTACTGCAGTACCAGATGGcgtgtttttaaaattaaaaaatatgtgtttctttcaaaagccACACATTTGAGCCCTGGAGAACAGGCAGAATTGCATGACCGGTAAGATTAACCCTCTGCTCTGCCTTTAGATAACCCAGCAGCAGCATTAtgacacacattttatttttgaaatttgTATCACTGTATTATTCTGTATCAAAATAAACAGTGTTGTAACGAGAAGACTTTTTTCTCTTGGATATgatattttttatgtttctattAAGTGGTGATAACTTAGGACAGAAGGAAGaagactcttcacacagagagtggtgaggggatggaatgggt
Encoded proteins:
- the LOC117963799 gene encoding trichohyalin-like isoform X1 is translated as MNGKFVLAGLPSKPQLARSCSRAGRWRLQPELHTEAKSGLEIGAGSAITQLREINTGSRILKAWEKQKKRKQREVCQGFAVLEDGALAHNLQEQEIEQYYASNVQKNQLVQRDVRIAKRLQDEEDQRRRLTDCRRQMNISSRASRCSEEQDSEYAQTIQEDIRRRAEEARRREEQDEEIAKKLQEEEELEIRRRRLDSGCQGNQTGLLSNRECGRLQTHQRHQPYPVDWRHSEGGSASRGRLLPPSATANRQRTAQLEPADNSGVPGDCPVRQGSSALQYVKNNLDAAPRGPAVVLPEEDCSRSPRAGRVHRGGDFREDEGWVRSGRRGDFQEVDFRDERGYRERVGWVSRELREGEGGATGYHRDFREREGGTTSSSSHRDFREREGGASSSNHRDFREREGGASSSNHRDFREREGGASSSNHRDFREREGGASSSSSNHRDFREREGGASSSNHRDFREREGGASSSNHRDFREREGGASSSSSNHADHRRREGGVMENGGGACTSHRGDVRVGGANVSSCSRHDDRRERRRQSEHRRSEKFSPSSSEEEEEGGNERRRRRTREHRPHRQHSLPATPLSPAARDWRKTAEGGSCAGAAPPAGLHVEVAQMGLQDREQVLRDAELARRLQEEEEEEERLLRKGQRPENDISPPSPASTGRLWDQAAEEDFRAAQVAQDEEIARFMQRQEMKASRDLEGQGSRMEHSDLTDSSEKRRSQNRKVLPRSWYQNLERAEASPGQHERLDSEGLPSPREEGSPDRRASPAHRQQQQQHLLPRNIAEELDPTFRVKRQEDAAEEPALPTPAAARSPPGPPCRFHDYTDERAEPTFIPPTKRQSDKISRPKTKDRKEGCKQQ
- the LOC117963799 gene encoding trichohyalin-like isoform X4 translates to MNGKFVLAGLPSKPQLARSCSRAGRWRLQPELHTEAKSGLEIGAGSAITQLREINTGSRILKAWEKQKKRKQREVCQGFAVLEDGALAHNLQEQEIEQYYASNVQKNQLVQRDVRIAKRLQDEEDQRRRLTDCRRQMNISSRASRCSEEQDSEYAQTIQEDIRRRAEEARRREEQDEEIAKKLQEEEELEIRRRRLDSGCQGNQTGLLSNRECGRLQTHQRHQPYPVDWRHSEGGSASRGRLLPPSATANRQRTAQLEPADNSGVPGDCPVRQGSSALQYVKNNLDAAPRGPAVVLPEEDCSRSPRAGRVHRGGDFREDEGWVRSGRRGDFQEVDFRDERGYRERVGWVSRELREGEGGATGYHRDFREREGGTTSSSSHRDFREREGGASSSNHRDFREREGGASSSNHRDFREREGGASSSNHRDFREREGGASSSSSNHRDFREREGGASSSNHRDFREREGGASSSNHRDFREREGGASSSSSNHADHRRREGGVMENGGGACTSHRGDVRVGGANVSSCSRHDDRRERRRQSEHRRSEKFSPSSSEEEEEGGNERRRRRTREHRPHRQHSLPATPLSPAARDWRKTAEGGSCAGAAPPAGLHVEVAQMGLQDREQVLRDAELARRLQEEEEEEERLLRKGQRPENDISPPEIARFMQRQEMKASRDLEGQGSRMEHSDLTDSSEKRRSQNRKVLPRSWYQNLERAEASPGQHERLDSEGLPSPREEGSPDRRASPAHRQQQQQHLLPRNIAEELDPTFRVKRQEDAAEEPALPTPAAARSPPGPPCRFHDYTDERAEPTFIPPTKRQSDKISRPKTKDRKEGCKQQ